Genomic DNA from Corylus avellana chromosome ca4, CavTom2PMs-1.0:
GACTCCACCTAATCCTCTATCAAACGGGATTGGGTTTACATTGACTATAATTGTTTGTCCCTATAACCGGGTCAAtaattttgagatatttttgTGGGTTCTTTCTACATAAGCAGAAGTTTACTTGTCTAAATAAGTGCTCGATCAGTGAACCCCTTACTTTAATATTAGGACCTCGTTGAAGTCTAACAATGTCCTATAATTCCATGaaatttgtacaaaaaaaaattgcaggaaATCACCGTCCTTTCTAATGGACCAAAGCATATAATTGGCTGTATTTGGCAAAGGTCTGGATGACCAAATCCAAGaactcaaaaaattattctcaaaatcaactataatattcttattttttacatcacataaatcattttttattactatttaaataaaaaaatcactgaaaaaacaaatttttttatacaaaatatatatatatattttttttcttatatcaacCAAATCTACTACAGTACCGTTTTACTCCCTTTTTCCATTCCATTCCCAAACCCAGCCAATTGTTTTCCTAGTAACATTGCCAATGGTTTTGATACCAGTAGCATGATGCGAAGtgagtttatttttatttatttatttgacattGAAGAGAAACGAGGGATTCAAAGTTGAAACTAAGTTTCTttttagaaaaaggaaaagaaaaggaaaaagaaataaaatccCAATAAAACTCAATATTTCAAAACATATCAGCACGTGTGGGCAACCTCGCTCTATCCCAACTCCCGTAAGTCCCAACTCCCATCTCAGCTCAGAAGTCAGAACGCAGATGTGTTAGAGAGAGATTCACAAGTAGTATCATGAGCCGCAATCGCAAGCGGGACAGGTCCTACCCCTCGCGCCACGTGCCGACCTCGTCGCTTGCCAAGCGGCGGCGTCCGACGCCTCGTCGAGAGGTAGACGAGGAGATCGTGGACAAGCCGATACAGAAGCCAGCGCCGGCGCCGGCGCTGCTGGTGACGGGGCTGCCCAGGGACTGCTCGGTGCTGGACGTGAAGTCGCGGTTTGAGATCTACGGTTCGATCTCCCGCATCCGCATCGACCGCGATGGTTCCGCCTACATCATGTACCGCGCCAAGGACTCCGCCCAAGCCGCTTTTGCCGCTGCCCTCGACCCCTCTTTCGCCATCACCGTTGATTCCCAAaaagtactctctctctctccctttcgtTTGGTTGTCGAGAAAGTTGAGGAATTTTAATAGAGGAAAAGCTAAATTGGAATCCTAATTTTTAGTTGCATTTGCTAATAGAGGGGTAATTGGGCTCAATTTGGTTGGTTTCTTTGCTTTTCAATAGAATGTCACTGAGGCTTTTTTGTTGTCTATTAAACTTGTTTTCCATAACCCAAACGGATAAATAGTTTGAATTTCAGAAACTTTCCCGGAAATAAGCCGAAATTTCGAAATTGTGATTTTCGATGTTAATACTTGACAAAGTTTCCAACTTTAGGGAATAGAGTACCTCTGGAATTGCATATTGAGGGAAAATTATATGCCTTGGGAAATCAAACAGTGCATTAACATTAATCTCTTGGTGGTATTCTCTTATTTTCACCTGTTTTCTTGGATTTTAGTTGGCGTTTTGGATATTGAACTGAGAGTGTTCATGTTGCAGGTAGAGGTGATGTGGGCAACCGATCCTCTTGCCCAGTGGAGGGAAGGAGTTGGGCTCGGTGCTAACAGGGATAATGGTTCGTCGTCTTCCAGGCTTTTGCGGGCTGAGGTACCTCTGAGCAGACATGGACGAGGTAATAAGCTTGCTTCAGCTATAGTGAGCCCCAAAAGTGATAATGATGGTCCTTCTAGTGCTTTACAAGTGCCTTTCAGGGGCAGAGAAATCGTTGCTTATGATGACATCCTGTAATTATAGGATTAGgtttagctatatatatagaatttttatGTAGGCCTGAAGCTGCTTGAAAGAAATCAGTGAAAGCTGTTGGATGTGGCTTTTAGTTTTATGATATTTTCATGTTGCTTCTGAGTCG
This window encodes:
- the LOC132178839 gene encoding uncharacterized protein At1g27050, with amino-acid sequence MSRNRKRDRSYPSRHVPTSSLAKRRRPTPRREVDEEIVDKPIQKPAPAPALLVTGLPRDCSVLDVKSRFEIYGSISRIRIDRDGSAYIMYRAKDSAQAAFAAALDPSFAITVDSQKVEVMWATDPLAQWREGVGLGANRDNGSSSSRLLRAEVPLSRHGRGNKLASAIVSPKSDNDGPSSALQVPFRGREIVAYDDIL